In Oryza sativa Japonica Group chromosome 8, ASM3414082v1, the sequence ttttggtgatgatggTGACAGGCTAATttcctgccaaaaaaaaaagtttgaatttCACTTCAGACTTCTGGAAactactccaaaaaaaaaattcacccaGATGCTATACTTTGTAGTTTTAATCTTTGCATTACAATTTCATTATCCTCTGTACAGAGTATATATTATAATCGCTTTGCTTGTACTTTGGTTTTCTAGTGTGTGCCCGCAAAGTAagaactacttcctccgtcagtAACAAGTTGTAAAATCCTAAAAAATAACTTAATTGAGATGTTAGCTTATCAACAATCTGTTCCTGTCTTCTTGCATAATACTTTATTTTGTGGTATGTTAGCAAAGCAATAACTAATCCGGTATGCTTTGGCTATTAAGCATTTGTATGCAAAATCGGACACGGGCCTTCATATTATCTTCAGTTAAGGTGAACTTTATGGCATTTGTATGGCGCTTAAACCTCCCTTCCTTCAAACGCCTATGCAATGTGCTTTTCaacacactactacaaaaaccatctttcgtggcgGCCAATTTAGATTTGCTGGCGGAATGCTAGTGAAGATCAAAATCTTTGCTAGCGGTTatcggccgccagcgaaaatcgattttcactaGCGGTTGTGTTATaccggccgccagcgaaaaacaatttttgctggcggttgtGTTATAacaaccgccagcgaaaatagtggcccaagttaaaaaaaatgacagagCAACACCGCTCCGTTTGCCTCCGTCAACACCGTTTCAAATTATTCCCAAATCCACTCCTCGATTCACAAATTCACATAAATTTACATCAACAATTTACAATAAAAACAGTCAGAATTTTCCATTCACATTGCACACAAATCAACCGATATTTTCCATTCACGATCAACAGAAATCCACACAAATGCACACAAATCTACATAAATTCACAGAAATCCGAGCACCACCGCCCGCGGCCCGACGGCGTCGGTCGTGACGAGGTCGAGGCCCCGCGGTCGTGctccccgcgccaccgccggggCGGATCCGTGCtcctcgagccgccgccggggcggaTCCGTCCTCCCCGCGCCCGTCCTCCccagcggcggcctcctcccatCGGACAGAtatgggagaggggagaggaggggatgggaaggcgcggcgccgccgcttccttcgtggtcgccgtcgtcgccgcttccGTTGTGGTCGccgttgtcgccgtcgccagtcgccgtcgtcgccgtgcacATCCGCACCGCCGGCCGGGCGGATCCGTCCTCCCCACGCCCGTCCTCCCCGGCGACGGCCTCCTCCCCTCGGACTGAtctgggagaggggagaggaggggatgggagggcgtggcgccgccgctttcTTCGTGGTCGCCGTGCAcatccgcgccgccggccgggcGGATCCGTCCTCCCAGCGCCCGTTCTTCCCGGCGGCAGCCTCCTCCCCTCGGACCGAtctgggagaggggagaggaggggatgggagggCGCGGTCCCGCCACTTCcttcgtggtcgccgtcgtcgccgcttctgtcgaggtcgccgtcgtcgccgtcgccagtcgccgtcgtcgccgtgcacatccgcgccgccgctggggCGGATCTGTCCTCCCCGCACCCGTCCTCCCCGGCAGCGGGGATCCCGCCAGTCGTGGTCGCCGTCATTGGCGCCGCGCCCCTCCAAGGAGGAGGTTGGGGGCgcaaggaaggaggaggggagactGGAGAGAGgtgggggggggaggaggagagggaggtgggtgGGTAGAGAGGAGATTGAGGAGAGAGAGGtagtgggtgggtgggtgccGGGTGGGTGGGTATacctggccaaatgggccgtgccaagccgggccggcccgagcaCGGCAGTACtgtagccggcccaggcccggcacggcacgccagCCTGTGGGctgtgccggcacggcccgttatccCGTGCCGTGTTTGGGCCGATGCCTcagcccgtgggctggcacggcacggcacgtttACTGTagcgtgccggcacggcacggcccaggcatggcacggcccaccggcccatttattttttctacgattttctaatttttcccatatatttctcatatttttttatttttttccacattttatcctatttgtaccatatattttatgatatatttcctaaattttcctcacatttatcctatatttatcattttttcctttatattatgttttttctgccttttttctttttttcccctcaaatttcaatttttatgggCCACATGTACTAGTGGGCCGGCTACCAGCCCACGTGCCactacagtagccgtgccggcccggcacggcccagcaccttcttgggccgtgcttgggccgtggccttggcacgtgggccggcacggcacggcccgctacaggagccgtgcctaacgggccgtgccgtagTGGGCCGTGCCGTCGGCGTGCCGTGTCGTGCTgggccgggccgcccgtttggcctgcTATATGGGTGGGTGAGGGAAAATATCTCAGCCCGCGCAGATTTTAAATGTCGTCAAATTTTTTTAGCGGGCTCTGTTTTTTCGCTGGCGGAACTGTTTAGTAACCGCCAATGAAAATAttggttttcgctggcggatacttaagaggtccgcctcgAAAAATAGAGTATTTTTTATGGCGGACGTCTTAACATGGCCACCAGAGAAAATCAGTTTTCACTGGCGGTCCTATACCCCCACCCCTCCTTATGTTTTTATGACGGTTTTAGCATATAACCGTCAGGGAAAATTATAGTGACGCTATGAAAAATTGTTTTCTTTGTAGTGACATTTGCAAAGCGTTGGCGAGGTCTTTGATAGTATGGCGCTGTCTAAGCGGCACATCTTCGATGccattcactggtggagaaaccatctttcgtcggtcggccgatttccacaatattCCCGGAtgtaataaaaaccggggctaaagatgatctttagtcccggttcaaaagggtaacgggcatatttgatttttagtcccggtttgtgttaccaaccgggactaaagatcatctttagtcccagttcgaatgctgtcaggtcatgtcaggccccccccccgggatctttagtcccggttggtgctaccaaccgggactaaagtctcacccctatatatatatgtcttcttcctcctccagctgcccgagcaagcttcaaaatttcttcaaaaaagaggggaggtcatgccaaaatttctattaaatttattttggtgattacatacaaatcggaggtgcctaaaaggtttgcaacttcatcctccaatgttttttttttgtcatactacatttgcacctatgttttgcacactttttttgtctccaaaatttagttgtaagttgatgagagagaaaatgtgtgtggggaagaaagaatatatagaaatttagttcatttgctaaacaaggttttataaaatagttgagaaggaaaactctagtgaaagttaatcttaaataatagaaaacaaactaaaatgaaaattaaaagaagtaaaacacattaaaattagtttaaaactttacaaatagtttttaagaattatttggtgtaatattttatgatttttgtatgaataaagatatcttataattattgtatgactgtcgttattgtaagaataattatttgtgtacggtttttttgactcatgtagatggatcggcaatggatgtacgctgaccggcggtccaaagagtttattgacggcgtgcactattttttgagagtggccgaagctaacaggcaaaggggttttatttgttgtccatgcaataagtgtaaaaatcagaaggagtattctgcatccaggactattcatttccacttgtttgagtcggggttcatgccaagctataattgttggacatcccacggagagcaaggtgttgaaatggaagaagatgaagtggaagacgacaatattccggactttgctcagtatgttggatttgaaggaaatcaaacgggcgaggaggaaatagctgctgatggtaacgacgttgcggatgatcttggtcagatgttgcaggacgccagggaggactgcgaaagtgaaaaggaggcccataaattggacaagatgttggaggaccacagaacttcgttgtacccaggttgcgagcaggggcacaaaaagttggataccactctggagttgttgcaatggaaggcaaaaaatggggttagtgacaaggcatttggcgatttattgaaactcgtcaagaacattcttccagggggaaacaaattgcccgagacaacgtacgaggctaagaagatagtctgcccgttaggactggaagttcataagattcacgcatgtccgaacgattgtatcctatatcgcggtgaggagtatgagaacctagaagcatgccctgtttgcaaagcactacgatacaagattagacgggacgatccaggagaagttgacgggcagctaacaaagaagagaattcctgctaaggtgatgtggtatttccctataataccacggctaaggcgtttgttcaggaacaaggggaatgctagaatgttgcgatggcacgctgaagagcgtcaacaggacgggatgctgagacaccccgccgatggttcgcagtggcgaaacatcgacagaaaatttaaagaatttggaaaggacgcacgaaacatacggtttggtttgagtacggatggcatgaatccatttggagagatgagcagcggccatagcacttggcccgttacgatgtgtatctaca encodes:
- the LOC136351638 gene encoding uncharacterized protein: MDRQWMYADRRSKEFIDGVHYFLRVAEANRQRGFICCPCNKCKNQKEYSASRTIHFHLFESGFMPSYNCWTSHGEQGVEMEEDEVEDDNIPDFAQYVGFEGNQTGEEEIAADGNDVADDLGQMLQDAREDCESEKEAHKLDKMLEDHRTSLYPGCEQGHKKLDTTLELLQWKAKNGVSDKAFGDLLKLVKNILPGGNKLPETTYEAKKIVCPLGLEVHKIHACPNDCILYRGEEYENLEACPVCKALRYKIRRDDPGEVDGQLTKKRIPAKVMWYFPIIPRLRRLFRNKGNARMLRWHAEERQQDGMLRHPADGSQWRNIDRKFKEFGKDARNIRKVVYMGHRRFLAANHPVRKKGKHFEHKADHRTKPKHRSGKTVFAMVKDLKVVFGKGPGSQHIESEDGHAAMWKKNSIFWELPYWEFLDVRHAIDVMHLTKNLCVNLLGFLGVYGKSKDTLEARNDLKHMEQRGDLHKEMTIEQFITDTGLTTDQLLGVAPIEKAEVKYMYELGKPLVKPELLQSLPTQMYKFHQLYMEMSATGREMIGARIRDTDFLQGDDILWINFRGIYELYQLDALDVSIMS